In a genomic window of Amblyomma americanum isolate KBUSLIRL-KWMA chromosome 4, ASM5285725v1, whole genome shotgun sequence:
- the LOC144129657 gene encoding uncharacterized protein LOC144129657 — translation MKQKSKGEDATKKRDRHKTGGGPAKCHVSALSEQVMAVASHISTRAGNATDSDGGIDLPPVASLPVIRLLQPMVDERGDAECHYSGKALRMLLENSTPLFIFL, via the exons ATGAAGCAGAAGTCGAAGGGGGAGGACGCGACgaaaaagagagatcgccacaagacag gaggagggcCAGCGAAATGCCACGTGAGCGCTCTGAGCGAGCAGGTGATGGCTGTTGCCAGCCACATCTCGACCAGGGCAGGCAACGCCACAGACTCGGATGGGGGCAtcgacctgccaccagtggcaagtttgcctgtgATAAGGctgctgcagccaatggtggatgaGCGAGGCGATGCAGAATGCCATTACTCAGGTAAAGCACTTCGCATGTTGTTGGaaaacagcactcctctctttatattcctttga